A region of the Primulina eburnea isolate SZY01 chromosome 7, ASM2296580v1, whole genome shotgun sequence genome:
atcttttacaaacctcctatagaagcttccAAGGCCATGAAAGCTTCGAACTTGACTAACATTAgcaggcgttggccaatctcgaatagcacttaccttgtcctcatccacttgtatcccctgtgaacttaccacaaaaccaagaaagacaagtttgcttgtacaaaaatcacatttcttaagATTAGCATATAAATGTTCATCCCTAAGTGTTATCAGTACAAGTCTTAAATGCTCAACATGTTCTTCTAAATCTTTgctatacacaagaatatcatcaaaataaattacAACAAATTTCCCTATGTAAGCACGCAAGAcatgattcatcaacctcataaaggtactaggagcgttagttaagccgaaaggcatgaccatccactcatataacccgtacttggttttaaaagccgttttccactcatcaccttccctcattctaatttggtgataaccactTTTCAAGTCAATCTTGCTAAAaatacaagcaccatgcaattcatctaacatatcatctagtctaggtatgggatgcctatacttgatggttatattattgattgccctacaatctacacacatacgccatgagccatctttcttaggaactaataaaacaggtacagcacaaggagacatggactcacgcacaaaacccctatctaacaactcacttacctgtagttgtagctccttagtctcctccggattgcttctataagctggacgatttGGAAATACACTTCCgggtaccaaatcaatttggtgctcaatccccctcaatggtggtaatcCTTGAGGttgctcctccggaaatacatcatcaaattcctgcaaaagtgaaattacaatgctcggaaggaaccgggctatatcacttgtgttaaggaggatctccttataaacaatcaacacaagtagttcatgtgtgtgcatcaattgcttcaactcactcttttgggccatatatgttttctttttggcctctttcctctcattttctttttcctcatttttcttttgtatggctatctcaatttttttatcactttttttttttagccatttcatttttcttttcaaaggccatctcactttttaattcactctttctttcggcctcatctcttttcttctttttcaattggtcctccaatacttgctttggggacaaaggaagtaaaacaatgggttctttcttgagtacaaaagaatatttatttctaaacccatcatgtgtcacttgcctatcatattgccatggtctccctaacaaaatatgacaagcatgcattggcaccacatcacacaacacctcatcaatatacttcccaatcgaaaacgcaaccaaaacttgtttgttcaccttcacTTCGGCACAGTCATTCAACCATTGTAGCCTATATGGTTGGGGATGTTTCAAAGTAGGCAAGCTCAATTTTTCAACCATTTCAAGACTAGCAACATTGGTACAACTTCCTCCATCTATAATAATGTTGCAAACTTTGCCACTGACAAAACATCTAGTATGGAACAAATTTTCCCTCTGATTCGTCTCCTCttctttgacttgggcactcatgatacgcctagtcactaatGCCTCACCCACAACTGCTtcatatccctcatcaggatcctctaatGCAGGCATATCATCTTCATCCTCTCCATCATCTCCCTCACTATGAGATTCATACTCCCCATAATTATTCAACACCATCACCCTTTTATTGGGACATTGGCTAGCAATATGTCCAactccttgacacctaaaacatttaatatCTCTAGAACGATTAATAGGAGTTTCAGGTTTACCTTGCATTCCCTGCTTAGGCGCCTCCTGTTTAGTGTCAACTTTGGGCTTGACCACTACCTTGCTTTCTTCACGTTTAACAACATTGGAACGCCAAGGTGTTGATGTATTCCCAGCTTGTGTGGTACGACCAACTCCtctcctcttgagttgttgctccacttttatcgccatttgcaccatttcatctagatccaagtaatgtctaagctccacttggtcttgaatttccctgttcaaaccacatagaaaacgagccatagtagCCTCACTATCCTCATCTATGTTTgctctaatcatgactacttccaattctttatagtagtcctcaacactctttacACCTtgtctcaaagtttgtaacttcTTAAACATTTCTCTATAGTAGTGATTTggtacaaacctcttcctcattacactcttcatctcatcccaagtttCTATAGGCCTCTCATTGCATCTTctcctagtggtcactaattgatcccaccaaataagtgcataatcaacaaattcaaccacggccaacctaaccttcttttgttcggaataTTGATGACAATCAAACACGAATTCAACTCGCTTTTCCCATTCTATATAAGCCTCGGGATCCGACTTAccatggaacgatggaattttcatcttaatgctacctatGTTATTATCTTCTTTATTCACATCTTCGTACCTACCACGTAAGGCTTCTCTTCTTCccctaccaaatcctctacctcttccacttctaccccaattctcgttttgactctcctcttctccttccaactcataatcatcctcTTCTTCATCCACTCTACCCAAACCTTTAGGCTTAGATTTATTTTCACTCGTACTAACTTTAAGCCTTTCCAATCTCTCATATAAAGGATCCAATTCGGCCCTCAACATTCTACTAGAATGCCCAAATaacgcctccatttgaaccttagataACCCCTGGTTCGAATTCTCTCCTACTTCCctctccattttaatttcagattttgtacctgcaataaaatgttagtagaaataaaagattttcctcacccaaattctcacgatcactccaaagaaataacactcgcACTCAAATTCTTTTTTCACTCAAATTTTGATAATTCTTTCAAAGGTGTGCtcaatctttatatatatattttttttatcaaactaacaagattcaacttgtgaacacttgcaactatctcacttggattgcacaacaacaagaacgatagaataacactgaaacaaattttttttttttcgatgaTTCTGGATTATCAAATGAcaaaggatgatagaaataacgtAGATCTTAAAATAGAACAAAGGATAACACAAAACTGAAACAGaatgaatttttgtttttgtttttgatagatatgacgatagaaaaaaaaaataccacagATATGAGAACAGAACAAAGGATAGtcagatctgaaaataacaacaaagataacttacttgaattcaatgagccaaagctctgataccaaatgataagaatcctcgtacgaatgaaaggCAAGCACGAATATAGAAATTGCACCCTCAATTCATTAACAAACAAGGAACGATTattttgtcccgatcttttgaaacaagtaaagatttgtgatattcCCCTCTAAGTTAtttaacttagcaacaaatatcaacgataaaacaattgaatcgagaacgaaccttcaaagaacaaaGCCTATGACAATCCGAGCgagaaacaatcgacaaacgccacaaagattaaatctttgataagtttgatttttagtaAACACAAAGCACAAGCCTTGCAAGATTGAGAGAACTCAatacaatttcatatatcttcaATAATGATTCGTTCAACAATAATACATGCATTGTATAAtcattaaaatacaagaaaagtaGTGTGAAAAGCTTAAATGAGCTAATTAGCAACTTTGTCACGGAAATGCGccaaaggaccgcgggtgcgctgaagactggaccgcgggtgcggtacagcctcgggaaaaattttttttaaaaaaaaaaaacaaatttttttttttttaacaagaccgcgggtgcggccctgttttgagcgcgggtgcgctacacctTCGGCAATTGGACCGCGGGTACGGTCTCTGTTTTAGCACGAGTGCGCTGGACCTTCGGCAATTgcacttgaataacattccaaagacctccaatatcattctcatgattcccaacctcctctaatttagacatccaacttgtaggacttccttgatagctcatcatgagtccttgaagtgcatctttaaacttcttgcttcgtcccctcgttataggtccttcgggcaactccaacgactcccatgctttctttggtacttgatcaaccacgtttgcatcaattggcctagacgtgaacttttcagtgacacttccatcaggggaagagttgttagccaccagtgtggtcagagatattgatctagaactgcagGGTCACTTggtgtatgcagatttgatcatattgccaatgccagagtttgatatcattttgggaatggattggttgaCAACGAATCGAGTTCttattgattttcagaagagatcagtgttggtcagaccattaggcatggagcagtttctattcgagccagctagatggaggaattttcctcgcatgatctccTGTATACAGGCGAGGAGATTGATTTCCAAagggtgtcaggctttcttggccagtattGTGTCAGCACCTGATGTAACCACTCCATCTATATCAGATGTtccagtagtcagagattttccagacgtctttccagatgatGTTGCAGGACTTCCACCGGATAGAGAAGTGGAGTTTGCcatcgatctcatgccaggtaccgtgccaatctctaaggcaccatacagattagctccagctgagatgttagaactcaagcaacagATACAGGAGCTTCTGGACAAGGAATTTATTCGCCCAAGTTTCTCACCTTGGGGAGCACCGGtactatttgtgaaaaagaaagatgggagcatgaggctttgcatcgattaccgtgagttaAATAAggtgacgatcaagaataagtatccattgcctagaatagaagatttgtttgatcaattgcaaggagctactgtattttctaagatagatcttcgatcaggatatcatcaattgaaagtgaaggatgcagatgtccacaagacagctttcaggacccggtatgggcattacgagttcttagtgatgccgtttggagtaacgaatgctccagctattttcatggatctaatgaaccgagtattccatcagtatcttgatcagttcgtcatagtatttacTGACGACAgcctcatatactcgaagagccatgaagaacataaccagcatttgaggataGTCTTACAGATTcttcagagtcgcaagttatttgcgaaattcaataagtgcgaattttggttggaaaaggtagcgtttttgggtcatatagtaTCTAGTAGTGgtatcgaggtggatccagcgaaagtagcAACTGTCAAAGAATGGGTTGAACCAAAGAATGCATCTGAGATCCgaagttttctgggtttagctggttactaccgtaagttcattcaaggattctcgtcgatagcagtgccactcacttcacttactaagaagaatgctaagtttgtgtggagcgatgaatgtcagaagagcttcgatactttgaagcaagctcttatttcagcaccagtgttagccatgccatcagggcaaggagattttgtgttatacactgatgcatctaagctcggtttaggagcAGTAATGATGCAacaaggtcgggtcatagcttatgcttccagacagttgaaggtaCATGAGAAAAACTACCCGacacatgatcttgagttagcagcCGTTGTTTTTGCAtggaaaatttggagacactatctatacggtgagaaatgtcagattttcactgatcacaagagtctcaaatatttcttcacacagaaagaattaaatatgagacagagacgttgGTTAGAACTGGTTAAGGATTACGACTGTGAAattagctatcatccgggaaaagctaattttgtcgcagacgcattgagcagaaaagttgcagtCATAGCTCATTTATCAGCTCAGAGATCTCTTCAGTATGAGATTCAAAGGTTTGACTTGGAAGTTTATCGCAAGGGCAAAGCTCCTAAGCTGTcaaatctgacagtcaaatcttcCTTGCTAGATCGTATTcgagcaggacagtcttcagatgagcaactacagaaatggagactaaAAGATAAAGCGAAGGGCAGTGTtctctacacagtgtcagatggtattgtgagatacaaagatagaatgtgggtgcctagtggtgattgaatcagacaggatattttgtcagaggcacatgtatctccgtattctattcacccaggaggtaccaagatgtacaaagacttgcaaattttgtattggtggccagggatgaaacgAGATATCCGCAGATatgtatcagaatgtctcacttgtcagcaggtgaaagcagagcatcagagaccagcagggatGCTTAAGTCACTTCCcattccagagtggaaatgggagaatatcaccatggattttgttgttggtttgccgaggtcagtcagaggatccaatgccatttgggttatagtggatcgactaactaagtcagcacatttcttaccagtgaagacgactttctccatgacgcagtatgcggagctttatataaGGGAGATAATTCGtttgcatgggattccagtttctattgtgtcagacagggatccgaggtttacatcgtccttctggaaaattttacatgcagccatggggacgaaattGTTATTCAGTACTGCatttcaccctcagacagatggccagtctgagcgagtgattcagatattagaggatttgttgagagcttgtatgattgattttcaggggaCTTGGGAGTCTAAACTACCActtgtggagtttacctacaataacagttttcaatcatcaataggtatggctccttatgaagctttgtatggacgaaagtgcagatcgccagttcattgggatgaagttggtgagagagcagaacttggtccagaaatagttcagcagactgcagatgtggtggttaagattcgtgacagaatgaagaccgcccagggtcgtcagaagagttatgctgataaaaGAAGGAGAGATCTTGAATTTGCTGTAGGTGATCATGTATTTgttaagatagcacctatgaagggtgttatgagatttgggaagagaggtaagctgagtccgagatttattggaccgttcgagattcttgacagagttggaacactagcttatcgtgtagccctaccGCCGAATTTGGCCGGAGTGCACAATGTATTTCACGTTTCGATGTTGAGGAAGTATctagcaaatccttcgcatgttctgagccatgagccattgcagttgactccagatttgtcttatgaggaaagaccgatTAAAATTTTAGACAGACAAGAGCGTAGACTTCGAAATAAGACGACTAAGTTAGTCAAAGtccagtggctgaatcaatcagtggaggaggccacttgggaagcagaagcagatatgagaatcCGCTACccagagttgttcggtaagacttaatttcgaggacgaaatttttataaggggGGGAGCTATTGtaaagcccaaaatcagtatacgtaaaatccatgcatatatttaatttatgaaatttattattttaattatttatgtttatttaatgtatgttaaaatgttttctagagttttatgtttcaggcgattattcgaggcgagatcgaggaaaggagatAGGGACgatttttttagtaaattttaatgcagtattttatttaagataaggatggagtattttaaataatttaattaattttagtaatttaagagcttaattatttaaatgattaattgattttaaaattttagagttgtagtatttgtgcatcttatttaaatttaaaatttataatggggttaatatgagatttattttaaattagtatgttaaatgtttttaaatagATTTTTAGTATATTAAATACATATGTTacaattgtttatatatatgtaggtatatatatatacacacatatatatatcaacacacaagcacacacactttgactcacacacacactcacacatttacacacacatatacacgtacacacacaacacaaaacacaaaacaaaacatgctattaaaatttttgactaaAGAGAAGGTTGTGTTTTTAAAACACTCCTCTCTCAATTTCTTTATTTCATTTTCTTCCTTCTTTTTTTTCATTGAACGAGCACATCTCCTCTAAaaatttccagcatatatttagtaagttttctttgaagaaattgAGCcaagttcgtcccggatcgtctcCCGTATCATCTCCGTTTCGGTATCGTCTTTTcggtattttaaaatatcaaaaggcacgtatattctgttcttgatgcatcgatcttgtcatattatgcgttgtgttgttatttatgcaaaaattatatgtgcgatgtgtagtgacccgttccagaatcacctactaatcaaaaactaagcatgcaattaacctaatcaaatataatcagagataacagcggaaatagtcaacaaaataatggttatacaacccaatcgaagtctagaataactcaactaaaatatccaatacaaccatatcgaatcaaaacaataccgataaactaaaccaaccagctactcaacgtcctcctcctgctcctcctgagctgtccaacctgaggtctgccccgagggaatggggtgtccaagaataaacaaaaccgaggacgtgagcgataagaacgcccagtacaaaagtatgagtatacaaacctatatgaaatgcacatgctatgatatgataccaaggtagtcaagaaacaggaatcacaaaggatctcaaaatgctcagtctagaggcgccaagtggatagtgccgcgcggtccaacctctgggtcactgcatccactacaagacagacgtggacctaaaatgtcccggaccaccgaagccctcccgacccgtcggccactgtgtactctcggtgtccatgcgtccacaagacagggctgagcggccccaagatatagcttatctcgaaagagatacagctcaacagcaaaggctatctcgaaggagaatacggctcaacatgaaatgcaacgtgcagtaataaacgtgacataatagcatgcatcatatgacatatatcaatgcaccacataatcatgcaacacatataagaatgtatactcaaccaggatatctcggatagtactttcgtacctctatcacagtaatcctaatccactggaaccaccagacaacaggtctaatccaagcctattcatcaagtgaaaaccatcactaaacttatctaccagacttaactagataatcctgagataaatactgataaaattccacaccttcgtccgtcgctagcccgctgatgccgctagctcccaactagagcacagctctgctacaagaccagcagctccccgttagtgcccaaatctcggaacaagaatagaacctgtcagaaacgactgaaatgctatggaactctctgaattggcgagtcaaaatgaggaaatccgaccactatttataggccatgttcggatcgtccgaaccctcttcggaacgtccgaactcttacgtgtccatcagctcttgacagctcatgatcggatcctccgatcatacacttcggaccgtccgaacatgcacgtgtccagctgctcttgacacctcatgatcggatccaccgaactcacttcggaacgtccgaactcccacgtgtcgatcaactcttgacacctaatgatcggatccaccgaactcacttcggaccttccgaacccttcggtgcttccgaaccatcttcggtccgtccgatcatgactcggtcaaaattacaccttaaaccttcttaatcaccattactccgttaattacccaatttggaattcgggctactacattctcccccccttaaaacgatttcgtcctcgaaatcaagcttagaggatgaacaaaacgaaacaactctccatgcgcccTAACcaaatcctcagcatcatcgggagtctcaccaccaactaaaggcttaggccccatctgaataaaacgatgcaaatcaaaacgcctaggaccatcccgacgatgacgatgctcacgatgacgtctactatcgtcctgatcacctcatcgacctacactcccctgactactctcgtcatcaaaatggtcagccatcgctacaagatagaatagggaaaactagtaaattggtcaacggaaatcccaaaacagaaatctatatcccaaaatcgtacgcatgctctgataccataaatgtagtgacccgttccagaatcacctactaatcaaaaactaagcatgcaattaacctaatcaaatataatcagagataacagcggaaatagtcaacaaaataatggttatacaacccaatcgaagtctagaataactcaactaaaatatccaatacaaccatatcgaatcaaaacaataccgataaactaaaccaaccagctactcaacgtcctcctcctgctcctcctgagctgtccaacctgaggtctgccccgagggaatggggtgtccaagaataaacaaaaccgaggacgtgagcgataagaacgcccagtacaaaagtatgagtatacaaacctatatgaaatgcacatgctatgatatgataccagggtagtcaagaaacaggaatcacaaaggatctcaaaatgctcagtctagaggcgccaagtggatagtgccgcgcggtccaacctctgggtcactgcatccactacaagacagacgtggacctaaaatgtcccggaccaccgaagccctcccgacccgtcggccactgtgtactctcggtgtccatgcgtccacaagacagggctgagcggccccaagatatagcttatctcgaaagagatacagctcaacagcaaaggctatctcgaaggagaatacggctcaacatgaaatgcaacgtgcagtaataaacgtgacataatagcatgcatcatatgacatatatcaatgcaccacataatcatgcaacacatataagaatgtatactcaaccaggatatctcggatagtactttcgtacctctatcacagtaatcctaatccactggaaccaccagacaacaggtctaatccaagcctattcatcaagtgaaaaccatcactaaacttatctaccagacttaactagataatcctgagataaatactgataaaattccacaccttcgtccgtcgctagcccgctgatgccgctagctcccaactagagcacagctctgctacaagaccagcagctccccgttagtgcccaaatctcggaacaagactagaacctgtcagaaacgactgaaatgctatggaactctctgaattggcgagtcaaaatgaggaaatccgccAATTATAGGTGTTGTTCGAACCTTTCGGAAGTGAACTTTATGTTCATTTTCGCTTATTATCATACTTCGACCGTGAACATGCCATTCCGCCTCTGAACCtctgatcggatccaccgaactacTTCGAACTCGAACTCCCCTTCGATCACTCTTGAACTAAGTCGGTCACCGAATCTTGGACTTCGACCCTTCGTCTTCCGCCATTTCGTCGTCTATTCGGTAATTTTAAACCTATCAATAAGTCCTTTAAACAATTTGATGGGCTATATCAcgatgcgtagaagtttgagcaatcacgtctagatcaagtttgaaacaattttggatcaccaaattcacgtttttgtttttctttcgaaaactgcaatttttcggtatatattttgataaaactttcaactacaaaaacgtagatcttttcgatacgttc
Encoded here:
- the LOC140835887 gene encoding uncharacterized protein, with product MEREVGENSNQGLSKVQMEALFGHSSRMLRAELDPLYERLERLKVSTSENKSKPKVEQQLKRRGVGRTTQAGNTSTPWRSNVVKREESKVVVKPKVDTKQEAPKQGMQGKPETPINRSRDIKCFRCQGVGHIASQCPNKRVMVLNNYGEYESHSEGDDGEDEDDMPALEDPDEGYEAVVGEALVTRRIMSAQVKEEETNQRENLFHTRCFVSGKVCNIIIDGGSCTNVASLEMVEKLSLPTLKHPQPYRLQWLNDCAEVKEILLNTSDIARFLPSIVISLLQEFDDVFPEEQPQGLPPLRGIEHQIDLVPGSVFPNRPAYRSNPEETKELQLQVSELLDRGFVRESMSPCAVPVLLVPKKDGSWRMCVDCRAINNITIKYRHPIPRLDDMLDELHGACIFSKIDLKSGYHQIRMREGDEWKTAFKTKYGLYEWMVMPFGLTNAPSTFMRLMNHVLRKCDFCTSKLVFLGFVVSSQGIQVDEDKVSAIRDWPTPANGQQKLNKRHAKWVAFIGTFPYIIKYKQGKDNVVADALSRRYVLISTLDSKILGFEHMKELYLLDEDFKEIFETCMHGPHDKFYLHNGFLFKEDRLCIPKSSIRELLVREAHGGGLMGHFGVAKTLSCLHELNMDGQKKAEFVRSLHEKVKDNIEKKNLQYTKQANKGRKQMVFEKGDWVWLHLRKERFPEKRRSKLLPRGDGQFQVIERINDNAYKLDLPDPHLKHLPDPYKHGPGCWRLHFGHIGKTTGH